The nucleotide sequence GTTTAGGTGAAAAATTGATCGGGATAGATTGAGATGGTTACAAAATTATTTTTACTGCAATTTGCTATTTTCAGCCGATACTTCGTCAAACTGGCGCAAAATGATTTTCACCGTAATGTTATTACGGCTCAAATCATTTTGCTGGTTTTCCTCGTCTCGGCTGAAAATATCTAAATTTCGTTACAAAATAGTTTTGTAACCATCTCATTTTAAAAAGCTAAAAAAGATCAATCAGATAATTATCTCATAATAAACCCTAAATAATTTTCTGTCAATGCTTTAAGCCAAACAAAAAACCGCCCTAAAGACGGCTTTTTCTGTTTTATCCGATATCTGATATCTGACATCCGAAATCCGGTCTAAGCCCGGCTCAAACGGGAAGGCAAGAAAATTTTCGTTAGGGTTCTTCGAGCCTGGTTCTGTTAGCGACGTTTTATCGTCACATCTTTCCAAAATAAATTTCGGAAACATTGAAACTTGTTAAAAAAGTTTCAAACACAACCAGGCCCAAAAATCCTAAGTGAAAATCCCCATGCTTGTCGTGCCTACCCCGTTTCAACCGGCCTTGATGATAATCCTAATCTACGAATGCATCCAAATCTACGAATATTCGGATGTTCATTTTCGGATTTAAAATTTTTTAAAATTACCAACAGATCATTACTGTAAATAATCAACAGACACTTTCAGAAAATCTTAATATAATATCACACCAATAAATAATTGTCAAGTGCTATTGTGGCCAAAAAAACCTAATTTTAGGCTTTATTTAAAAAATCGGCTAAAATTAAATGATTTTAACCAGATATTTCTCCGCCTTTAGGGCAAATTTTAGCCTATTTAGACCAAATTAAGTTGACAATGATCATCGGTTCGGATAGAATTTAAAAAACAAAAGGGGGTGAAAATTGAAAAAACAAAAAGTTGTCATCATCCAATTGTGTGTGGAAAACGGAAGCCGGGAAGGATTTAAGAAAGTTTCTTGTCTTGAAGAAGTTTCTGCTCAATCGGAAAACAAGCAATGGCAAAAAATTTCTTTGCAGGAATTGCTCGACGTGGGCTGGGAAATTAAAAATGGTTGGCCAATGGGCGGGGGAAATATTTCTACCGGCCAATGCGACGCAACAACTAAAATCGGCCCATTTGTGTCAATGATCCTGCTGGAAAAGGAGGTGCCATGAACTTTTTAAAAGTGTTGGCGCAGGAACTTTTAGTCATCATCGGCACCATAGTAATGGATCCGTTTTTGTTCAAGGTTTTTATTATCAGCCTTTTGCTCAGCGGGTTGGCGGCTAAAAGTCATTTTCCTTTCCATATTTTTTGGCCGTTGGATTTTCTGCTTGTTTTTATCGTTCTTTGGATTATTTTTTTATTTCTCATGGTCTTATCAATTATCAAGGCCTTGATTTCCGGCGGAGAAATAAAAATGAACGGTAAACGATCATGATTTTAAAGTCAGATAAAGAGGGCATTTCCGGCAAGCCCTCTTTTTTAATTTATGATATAATATAATCATTATAATATTAATAAAACAATGCTAATTGAGGTAAAAAATTTGGTCAAAGAATATCACAACGAAGACGTGGTCACCAGCGTGCTGCACGGCCTTAATTTTGAAATTAACAAGGGCGAATTTGTTTCGATCATGGGCCCAAGCGGCTCGGGCAAATCAACCTTAATGCATATTCTCGGCTTGCTGGAAAGGCCAAGCGGCGGAATTTACAAATTTGACAACCGCAACGTAGAAAATCTGGACGATAACGAGCTGGCCAGGCTGCGCAACGAAAAAATCGGGTTTGTTTTCCAGTCTTTTAATCTGCTGCCGCGCACGACCGTTTTAGAAAATGTAAAACTGCCGCTTTTGTATTCGGAGAAAAAAAATGACCCCGATGCCCGCGCCCGCCAAGTTTTGGAATCGGTCGGCCTGGGCCATCGCCTGGGATATTTCACTAATCAGATCTCTGGCGGCGAAAAGCAGCGGGTGGCGATCGCCCGCGCCTTAGTCAATGAACCGGAAGTTATCTTCGCCGACGAACCGACGGGAAATTTGGACTCTAAATCCGGCATCCAAGTGATGGAAATTTTCCAAAAATTGAATGACGATGGCCATACGATCATTTTAGTCACCCACGAAACCGCCACGGCCGAATATGCCGACCGGATCATCAAGATCCGCGACGGCGAGATCATCGGCGATGATAAAGTCCACAATAAACGAAGGGGCGATGGGAATGGCATCCTAAAGTAAAAAGTAATAAGTAAAAAGTTAAAAATATGCAACTAGATGACTTGAAAAAATTTATCAAAAAGGAAGATTTGAGACTGAAAAAACATTATGGCAACTATGCGGACGAAGAAAAGCGCATGCTTGTCAGAACGGTAAAACTTACCGAAGAATTAGGCGAGCTATGCGATGAAGTATTAAGTTTTAATTCCTTGCAAAGAAAAGACAAGCTGGATAAACATGATGTGGGCAATTTACCGGGAGAATTTGCGGATGTAATAATAACAACTTTACTGCTTGCGGAAACCATGAAAATTGATATCGAAAAATCCTTAAAACAAAAGATGGAAAAAATAAATAAACGTTATAACAAAAAATCTCGCGGTTAATTATTTAATTTTTACTTTTTACTTATTACTTTTTACTTTAAATGTTTAGCTTCATTAGACAATGCGCCAAGGCTTCGCTGTCTTCCCTTCTCGCCAATAAAACGAGAAGTTTTTTAACCATGCTCGGGATCATCATCGGCGTGGCCGCGGTAATTATGATCATGTCGCTCGGAGCCGGGGCGCAGGGTCTGATTATCAACCAAATTAAAACCTTTGGCACCAACAAGATCGGAATTCTGCCGGGCAAGGCCGAAGCCAACGGCCCGCCAGCTTCGGCTTTCGGCATCGTGGTCACCACGCTCAAATATGATGATATGCAAGCCTTGCGCAATAATCCCGACCTGCCTTATATTTCCGGCGCGGTGGCCTATGACAATTCTTCGGAAACCGTCAGCTATCACAACATTTCTTATACCACGACTGTCCAAGGCATAGCCGGCGATTATTTTACGGTCGAGGGCGGAGAATTGGCCGACGGCCGGTTTTTAACCGACACAGATAACCAAAGTTCAGCCAAGGTCGCCGTGTTAGGCGATCTGGTGAAAAAAGAGCTCTTCGGCGATTCGCCCGCGATCGGCGCCAATATCAAGATCGCTAACCATATTTTTCAAGTCATCGGCGTCATGAAAAAACGCGGCAAAATCCTAATCCAGGATTATGACGATCTGATCATCATCCCCAACCAGACTATGCGCAAGACGATCCTGGGTATTGATTACTTGAATTTCATCCGCGCCTCGGTCGGCAATGAAAGCCGCATGGCGGAAACGGTCAATGAAATAAAAATGATCCTGCGCACCCGCCATGATATCACCGACCAATCGGGAAACACCGATGATTTCAATGTCCGCAACAGCGCCGACGCCTTGACCTTGATTGAAACAGTCACCAATGCCTTGAAATTTTTCTTAACCGCCATGGCCGGACTTTCGCTCTTGGTCGGCGGCATCGGCATTATGAATATCATGTTAGTCGCGGTGAACGAGCGAACCCGCGAGATCGGCCTGCGCAAAGCGGTCGGCGCTTCCAGTACCAATATCATTACGCAATTTTTAATCGAAGCGATAATCATCACCACTTTGGGCGGGATCATCGGCATCATCGTCGGCACGCTTTTATCTTTCGTCGCCACTTTAATTATCAGGAGCTTGGGTTATGATTGGCAATTTTCCATCACCTTATTTTCCATCGTTATCGCCATCGGCGTTTCCGCCACCATCGGCCTGATCTTCGGCAGCTATCCGGCCGGCCGCGCTTCCAAGCTTGATCCGGTGGAAGCGCTACGCTACGAATAAATGTAATACGAATGCCATACGAATACATACTAATTTCGAATATGTTTTTAGCAAGCATTCGTTATATTAGTATGTATTCGTATTCATTAGTATTACAATATAATTGTGAATATCTACGGCCTCTCCAAACTATCGCTCAAGTCAATGTCGTCGAATAAGGTTCGGACGTTTTTAACTTTGCTCGGCATCGTCATCGGCGTGACCAGCATCATGATAATTTTCTCGGCCGGAGCGGCGGTCAACGGCTTGCTTTATAACCAGATCGCTTCCTTCGGCACTAATATCATCGAAACGGAGATCAAGGTTCCGGTAGACAAGAAAAAATCCGGGACCGGCGGCGAGATCAGTTCCGGCATCAGTTTGGTGATGGGCACGCAGATCACCACCCTGACTCTTGAGGACATGGATAAAATAAATAAATTGCCCAATGTCATAGCGAGCTACGGAGCAATCATGGGCCAGGAGCAGATCACTTTTGCCAGCCAGAGAAAGATCATCACCCTCTTCGGCGCCAACGCCAGCTTTATCAATATCGACCAAAGCAAAGTCGGAGAAGGCCGTTTTTTTACCGATACTGAAGACCGGACGCTGGCGAAAGTCGTGGTGATCGGCTCCAAAGTCAAAACCGACCTATTCGGAGATTCCGCGGCCGTAGGACAGGAAGTAAAGATCGGCAAATTGAAATACACCGTGATCGGCGTGATGAAATCCCGGGGCGCGGCCAGCGCCGGCCTGGATTTCGATACTTATGTCTATCTGCCGCTCCGCACCATGCAAAAAAGAGTGCTCGGCATCAATTATGTCATGTATATGGTCCACGAAGTGAAAGATTCCGCGCAAGCTGATGTCACTGCCCAGCAGATCACGGGAATTTTGCGCGACTCGCATCATATCACTCCGGACATTGACCCGGCTACGGGCCAGGCAACCACCAATAAAGACGATTTCCGCATCACCACCATGAAGGAAATGGTCAAAATGTTAGAAACAGTCACTAACGCTCTGACAATCTTGCTTTTAGCCATCGTGGCCATCTCCCTGATCGTCGGCGGAGTGGGCGTAATGAATATTATGTATGTCGTAGTCAGCGAGCGCACGGCCGAGATCGGTTTGCGCAAAGCGGTCGGCGCCCGCTATCACGATATCATCGGGCAATTTTTGGCCGAATCGGTCTTGGTCACTTTTTTTGCCACCTTGGTCGGCATTGTTTTAGGCGTGGCCATTTCCTTTTTAGTTTCAGTGGGCGCCAAAAGCCAGGGGATCGATTGGGTTTTTGACGTACCGCCGCAGGCTTTTGCCGTGGCTCTGGCTTTCTCGGTTATCTGCGGAGTTCTCTTCGGCCTCTTGCCGGCGCGCAAAGCCGCCCGCCTTGACCCGATCGTGGCCTTGAGAAACGAATGATAAATGATCAATAATGGATGATAAATTAGTTAAAATAATAGCTAATATTAAATATTTATCACTAATTGCTATTGACTTTTTATTATAAATGTTATATGATAATCAAGGTTCATTTTTATCCGAATATTCAACAATAAACTTCTTTCGGAGGAATAGAAAATGGAAGATCTTAATCTTTATCTGAAAAATTGCCTGCTAAATAAGACACCGATCCAGACAGACCTTCTTAATGCCGTGGCTTACGGCAAAATCTCCGGCAACGAAAAAACTGACACAAAATCGGGCGACGAGCACGCGATAAAATTTTATGGCATGCTTAATACCGAAAGCCCGGAGTTGCTCGAAGTGATCGGCGTGGCCGCGAATGTCGCGCTGCGGTTCAAGCAAAACAACGCGGCGATTATTCTTTTCGGCGAGGGCGGATATTACCCCCTTATTCACAAACATCATCAAAAAGGCGATGCGGTTAAAATCGCCAAAGAGGCGATTAATCCCGCTGGAGTCAAAAAAGATCTTAAAGTAGCGCTTGTTTAATACAAAATCATTTTTCTCTTTCAAGGAGGTTTCTTATGGGAGTTTTCATTCCGGAGCACCGTACGGTCGAGCAAGTTCTCAAGCTAATCAGCGAAAAGGGACTTGACATGGTCGTTGAACTTAACGGTGGCGGGAAAGCAGATGTCCGGCCCGGCTTTCAAATCAAAGACGGAGCGGTTATCGGCCGCTCGACAGGGGTCAATGTCGTCAGCATCCCGATCAGAAATATTCACGCCATTCTCAAAATCGACGGCAAGAACGTTCTGGGACGGGAATTGCCCCTGTCGAAGAAACATGTTTCTTGCTACCCCGGCGCCAAGGGTCATGCTGAGTCGCCCCTGGCCAATCCGCCATCAGCGTCAGAGATCGCCGAGGGTGTTGCAACCAGACCGGATGTTTCTTCGATCTAAATTTACAACAAGAACACAAAAGCCAGCAAAATAGCTGGCCTTTTTTTATTTATTATCTCTTCTCTGGCCGCGCCGCGCGTCCGCGGGCAGGCTTTCTTATTTCTTATTTGATCTAAGATATTTTCTGCCTTTCAATTCTTCCGGAAAATATTCCTGCCCGGTCGAATCCTCCAATGGCGTATATTTATAATCTTTGCCATAATTTAAATCTTTCATCAATTTAGTCGGCGCGTTGCGGATGGCCAGCGGCACTTGCAGGTTGCCCAGCTCGGTCGCGTCTTTTTCCGCCTGCCCATAAGCCAGATAAGCATCAATACTTTTCGGCGATTTGGCCAGATAAATTACCAATTGCGCCAAGTGAACTTTGCATTCGGGCAAGCCGAGATTTTTGCAGGCGTCCCAAACCGAAGTCGCGAGCATCAGGGCGCTGTTGTTGGCCAAGCCGACATCTTCCGAAGCGAACCTGATTAAGCGGCGGGCAATATAAATCGGATCCTCGCCGGCCACCAGCATCCGCGCCAGCCAGTACAAGGCCGCATCCGCATCGCCGCCTCTTAAAGATTTATGCAAAGCGGAAATAATATTGTAATGCTCCTCGCCGGTTTTATCATATAAGAGATTTGGATGAGCGATTACTTCCTTGACGAGTTCGTCAGTGATTTCATTTAACACACCCCCCACTTCGTTCTGCTCCGCAGAACTTCGCGGGGCAAGCCGTCCGCGCGGCGCGGCCACCCCTCTTTTTAGAGGGGATTTTTTGTGATCTCCTTTTTCGGAAAAGTCCCCTCTTGAGAGGGGTGCCGAGCCCGGCGAGGCGGGGTGTGTTATCACTTTCGAGCAAGCTTCCAAAATATTTAGACCGGTCCGGGCATCGCCGTTGGATAAATGGGCGAGCAAAGCCAGCGTATCATCGGAAATTTTTACTTTTAATTCTTTCGCGCCATGCTTGATTATTTTTTTTAATTCTTCTTCGGTTAATCTTTCCAAAACCACGACCTTGGTGCGCGAAAGCAAAGCTGAGTTAACGGCAAAGCTGGGATTTTCCGTAGTGGCGCCGATCAAAGTTAAAGTCCCGCGCTCGACATGGGGCAAGAGCGCGTCCTGCTGGGCCTTGTTCCAGCGATGGATCTCGTCGATGAACAAGATCGTTTTTTGCCCCAGCCGTTTATTTTCTTCGGCGCGCTTGATCACTTCTTTAAGTTCGCTTTTCCCCGACTCGACGGCGGAGAATTCAATAAAATCCGCGCCGGTCTTATTGGCGATGATCGCGGCTAAAGTGGTTTTGCCTGATCCGGGCGGACCCCAAAAAATTAGCGACGGCACTTCATCGGCTTCGATGGCTTTATATAAAAAGCTTCCCGGCTTGATAATCTTTTCCTGGCCGACAAAACCGCCTAAATCCTTGGGTCTTAAGCGGGCGGCCAAGGGCATGCCGGCGTAAATTGGTTGATTGGTTTTCTTCATCATATTTACCAAATTTTATCACTCGGCCGGACGTTTAGCAACCGGATAATTGCTTGACAAAAATATATTATTCAGATAATCTAATCTATTCTTTGTCCTTTCGCAAAAAACCGCTTAAGAATTTAGGCGTGGTTTATATACACACATTTAACCAAGTGAGGAGGTGTCTAATGGCACGACGCAGGAAATTGTCGGTAGGATTGTGGACGGTAGGGTACAAGGGCGTGGATCCTTTTGGCGGACCGATACTTGATAAAAGTTCGGTCATCGAGAATCTGAACATTCTCATCGTAGCCAAAAAGGCGGGGTGGATCGATTATTTCTCGCCGCACGATGACGATATCGTCACCTGGGATCCCAATAATCCCAATGACTATCTTGACGAAAAAAGCGCGGTCCGCAAAGAATTGGCGGAAATCAAAGCGATCCTGGTCAAGGGAAAACTGCCGGTAAATATGATGACCTGCTCGCTGCATGGCCATCCGATCTTCGCCAACGGCGGCTTCACCAATCCCAATCCGGTTGTCCGGATGATGGCTGTGAAAAAAGCGATGCGGGCGGCCTGGATCGGCAATTATCTCGGCGCGACCCAGGTTACTTACTGGGTGGCCAGAGACGGTTTTGAATCGCCGGTAATGATCAGCCCGGATAACGGCGATCCTTATACCTGGCTCAAAGAAGCCCTGGATACTATTTCTTCTTCCTGCCAGCAGAATAACTATTCCATCATACGGGGCACGATCGAACCGAAGGCCAACGAACCGCGCGGTTTCTCTTTTCTGCCGCTCGTCGGTTCGGCTCTGGCTTTCATCAGCAAGCTGGACAATCCGGCTTTCTGGGGAGTCAATCCGGAAATTCCGCAGCATTCGGCCATGGTTTGCGCCAGTCCCTTTCTGGAAATCCAGCAGGCGGTCTGGGCGGAAAAATTATTCTTCCTCCATGTCGGCGGACAGATTTCAGGACAGTTCGACAATGACTTTCCCCTGTTCTTCGGCCCGGACAATTGCAAGGTGATGGTCCATATTTTCCGTTTCCTCGAAGAAAGCGGCTGGGAGGGAATCGTGGAATTCGATTGTCATGCCCTACGCTCTGATCTGGCGGCCGGAAAAGAAAACTATCGCGAAATCATGCTGCAGTTCCTGGCCTACAACGCCAGAATGTATCGGATGATCGAGCAAATCCTGGTGCCCAGAATTCTGGCTAATGTAAAACTGAGCGAAGCCGTCTTAAGACTGAGCAGGCCGGAATATCTGGGGAGGGAATTAACCAGACAGTATGAAGACATCCTTTCTTCCGCTCCCGGCACGGAAAAAACGGAACTGATACTTAACCAGCGTCTTCCGGTGAAAGAAATTCTCATGAACCGGCAGAATGTTCTGGCCGCGGAAGAACAGTTCAACCTCTCTCTTTACGGAGTCACCGAAGAAATGCTCGACATGGTCATGGCGAACGAATAAACCTTATCGGAGAAAGAGACGATAAAGCCCGGAGAATTCTCCCCGGGCTTTTTTATTTTTTTTGAAACAAAAAAACGGCTTTTCGAAAAACCGTTAAATATTTTTGCTTTTAATCATCCCGAGGCTGATCCGCCTTGGGCGGATTTTTCACTTTTAACTTTCTACTTTTTACTTTTGTGGCCCGTCCCGTATGATAACTTAACACCCGCCAAAGGATATGCGCCACATAGCCGGCGATAAAACCGCCCAGCATATCCAGGGCGGCCAGGGAATTAAGATGAATGCCGAAAAGCGGGACAATCCACCCAAAAATATGCCAGCCTTTCAAAAATAAAACCAACCCGGCAAAAGCGCCCAGATAACTCCCCGCCATTTTTAGCGGATTGACAGTATCTTTATCCATAAATTTAATTGTCTTTAATGCTTCATCGCATCAAAAAATTAATTAATTTCCTTGCAGCGCGCATTGGAAAATTTTGGACCAGACGCGCAGCGTGGAAACCGTGCAAAATTTCACTGTTTGAGCGAGCGTCCAGCGAGCGAGTTTGAAATTTTGCTAGGTTTCATAGCGGAGCGTCCCAAAATTTGTCCAGCGCGCGATTTTTTGTGCCACTTTTTTCTAAAAAAAGTGGCAAAGATGTTGATAATATTATATCATCTTCCTCTTTTCCAATATATATTCTTCCGGAAACCATTCGCCGCGCAATTCGCCGGCCAGAAAAAAAGAACCGGTGACTAAAATCAAATCATCTTTGGCTGCCGACCTTTTGGCCGCGGCCAGCGCCTCGTGCGGATCAACAAAAACGCTAATTTTTTTCTTGCTCAATTTTCTGGAAATTTGGCTCATTTTACCTAAAAATTGAGTTTTCCTGTTTTCATGCAAAAATCTGGTCAAATAAATCCTATCGGCAAGCGGCACGATCTCCCGTAAAATTCCTTCGGCATCTTTATTTTTAGACAAGCCGATCACCAGATGCAATTTTCGGTAGAAAAACTTGCTGATGAATTCAGCGGTGGTTTTCATTTTATCGACATTATGCGCTCCATCCAAAATAACTTTTGCCTGCCGCGATATTTTTTTTCCTTGTCGGGCCTCGCCCGCCGCAGCCTTAGCGAAGGCGGGCTTGTCCACCGCAGCCTTAGCGAAGGCGGGCATTTCTTCCAGGCGGCAAGGAACGAAAACAGCGGCAATTCCTTTTTTAAACGCGCGGAGATCGGCGCCGACAATTTTTTTTACCGCCGCAAAGGCCAAAACCGCGTTAGCCGCCTGATGCTCGCCGACCAATTTGGTTTTAAATTTTTCACCTTCATATTCGAACTCGACGCCCGACAAATCGTTGGCGATGATTTTATAATCGCCGTTGATCCGCCGGAACGGAACTTTCTTAGTTCGGCAAATATTCTGAAAAATCCGACAGATCCGCGGATCGCGTTCAGCGGTAAAAAATTTTCCTCCCGGCTTAATGATGCCGGCCTTGTCCCGGGCGATTTTCTCCCTGGTCTTGCCCAAAACATCGGTATGATCCAAACCGACATTGGTGATGATTTGCACGGCGGATTTTTTTATCGCGTTAGTCGCGTCGAATGAGCCGCCGATACCCGCCTCCAAAACAACATAATCGCATTTATTATTTTTAAAATAAACCAAAGCCGCGGCCAGCATAGTTTCAAAAAACGACGGACAGCCATAGGGGCTGATCGCGGCGCAATGTGAAAGAAACGGCTTAAGCCGTTCGATAATTTCCAGGAGCTCCCGCGCCGAAATCAGTTTATTCCCCAAATGGATCCGTTCAGTAACAGAAGAAAGGTGCGGAGAAACGAAAGCGCCGACTTTAAATCCGGCCGCGGCGAGAATCGAGGAAACAAGCAGAGTCGTGGAAGTTTTTCCCGAAGTGCCGGTGAGGTGGATAAAACGCAAATTCCGATCAGGGTTGCCTAAAAGCTTGAGTAAAAAACGCAAGCGCTTGATAAAAAATCTCCTTTTATCCTTGCGGCGCCGGCCGCGGTTTTTAGCTAAAAAAGATATCGGACCGGGAATATTGACCAATGATTCTAAAAATTTTTTGGCAGCAATGAATTTGGCGTTTTTCATTTTCAGCTAATTTAAAAAAATAGATATGTGATTATTTTGAGGGCGGCGCCTTCGCGAGAGCGAGACCGATCGCGCCGGCATTTTTTCGCCTCCGATTTTAAGCGCCAGCCGCAATCATCAGTTTAAGCCATAACCGAACTTTTGTGAAGTTGGAAAAAATTAAAATATTTTCCCGGCCGGCGCGATCCAAATCCGTTTTATTTTTTAATGGTGATAAACGGCTGATTCGCCAAATTTATGGCTAAAAATAATAAAATTTACCATTTTTAGCTGTGCACTTTTTTTCCACACCGCAAAAACTTTAACATCCCGAGTTTTTGTGTTATAATTTACGTTGTAACAAAACTCACAATAATGAATAAGTAAATAATCTTATGAGGAGGATAAGAAATCTTTTTTTGTCGAGCGACGGTAAAATTGTTTCGCTTTTTTATTCGCACGGTTCAGGCGCCCAACAAGTTCACAAATTGGCGGAAAGCGCGGACACTCTGACTTTTACCCCGACGGCAAAAAAATTATCGATTGACGGCGAAAAGATCGATAAGTGCCATAATTTTCGCCTCAGCAAATTGGGCAACAAACATCTGCTTTCCTATGAAAAAGGCGGAAGATTTTTTAGCGCCGTTTCTGACGCGCTAAATCACTGGAAAACGGTCACGGCCTTGAATGGAATCAAAGCCGTCGGCACGGTTGTGCCTGATTTTTATTATGACGAGGACCGGGTGATGTATCTTGGGGAAAAGAAAAGCATGAAGATCGCCTATTCGGTTGATTTGAAAAAATGGCGTCTGGCGAAAATCGAATTATTAAAGACTCGGCCGGGAAAATTCGACGCGCTAGCGGTCGTGCCGGCCGCGGTGTTTGTCCGCGACGAAGGCCTGGCTTTGGTTTATTACGCCGAGGACAAGCAAAAAAGATTTTCCTTAGGCATAGCTTTTTTCAACAAGGATAATCCCGAACAACTTATTTGGCGCTCCGACCTGCCGCTTTGGACGCAAGACGACAAGGAGAAAATTGATCCGATCTCGATCGTCGAATGGAAAGGCAGTTTGGTCTTTTATTACGAAGATTCCAAAGGCCAGCTGATTTCCGTTTTCTTGCCCGCCGTTTGGTATGGGAAAAACGCCAACCCGTCCCTGGCCAAAAAACTTCTCAAAAAATCGAAAACCAATCCTCTGTTCGGGCCCCGGGCCGAAAAATCTTGGGAGTCGGTGGCCGCCTTTAACCCGACCGCTTTCCAGCATGACGGCAAGATTTATCTGCTCTATCGCGCCATCGGCGACGACAATATTTCCGTGATCGGCTTGGCCACTTCGACTGACGGCATTCACATCGATGAACGCCTCGACGAGCCGATTTATATGCCCCGAGCCGGCTTTGAGGGAACTTCGGGCAATATCGATTTCCAGACCGCGGCGCGCTATTCTTCCGGCGGCGGCTGGGGCGGCTGCGAGGATCCGAAAGTCGTCAAGATCGGCGACCGGGTTTATATCGTTTATGTCGCTTTCAACGGCTATCCGGAAACCAATATCGCTTTAAGTTCGATCGCCTTAAAAGATTTTCTTAACCGCAAATGGACGGCTTGGAAAAGACCGGTCTTGATCACTTCGCTTGATCTGAACACCAAAAATCCGGCGATCATCAAGGAATATCTGGAAGATCGCCCCTGGGTGCGGAATATCGGCATTGGCGCCAAAAACCCGGCCATCTTGCCGGAAAAGATCAGGGGCAAATACGTGATCTTCCATCGCATCTGGCCGAATATCGTCATTGATTATGTTGATGATCTGGATTTTGACGGCAAAAAATTTCTCAAGGGCCAACACATCATTCCCGCCCGGCCCAATACCTGGGACAGCCACCGGATCGG is from Patescibacteria group bacterium and encodes:
- a CDS encoding ABC transporter ATP-binding protein → MLIEVKNLVKEYHNEDVVTSVLHGLNFEINKGEFVSIMGPSGSGKSTLMHILGLLERPSGGIYKFDNRNVENLDDNELARLRNEKIGFVFQSFNLLPRTTVLENVKLPLLYSEKKNDPDARARQVLESVGLGHRLGYFTNQISGGEKQRVAIARALVNEPEVIFADEPTGNLDSKSGIQVMEIFQKLNDDGHTIILVTHETATAEYADRIIKIRDGEIIGDDKVHNKRRGDGNGILK
- a CDS encoding MazG nucleotide pyrophosphohydrolase domain-containing protein, which codes for MKKFIKKEDLRLKKHYGNYADEEKRMLVRTVKLTEELGELCDEVLSFNSLQRKDKLDKHDVGNLPGEFADVIITTLLLAETMKIDIEKSLKQKMEKINKRYNKKSRG
- a CDS encoding ABC transporter permease, with the translated sequence MFSFIRQCAKASLSSLLANKTRSFLTMLGIIIGVAAVIMIMSLGAGAQGLIINQIKTFGTNKIGILPGKAEANGPPASAFGIVVTTLKYDDMQALRNNPDLPYISGAVAYDNSSETVSYHNISYTTTVQGIAGDYFTVEGGELADGRFLTDTDNQSSAKVAVLGDLVKKELFGDSPAIGANIKIANHIFQVIGVMKKRGKILIQDYDDLIIIPNQTMRKTILGIDYLNFIRASVGNESRMAETVNEIKMILRTRHDITDQSGNTDDFNVRNSADALTLIETVTNALKFFLTAMAGLSLLVGGIGIMNIMLVAVNERTREIGLRKAVGASSTNIITQFLIEAIIITTLGGIIGIIVGTLLSFVATLIIRSLGYDWQFSITLFSIVIAIGVSATIGLIFGSYPAGRASKLDPVEALRYE
- a CDS encoding ABC transporter permease; translation: MNIYGLSKLSLKSMSSNKVRTFLTLLGIVIGVTSIMIIFSAGAAVNGLLYNQIASFGTNIIETEIKVPVDKKKSGTGGEISSGISLVMGTQITTLTLEDMDKINKLPNVIASYGAIMGQEQITFASQRKIITLFGANASFINIDQSKVGEGRFFTDTEDRTLAKVVVIGSKVKTDLFGDSAAVGQEVKIGKLKYTVIGVMKSRGAASAGLDFDTYVYLPLRTMQKRVLGINYVMYMVHEVKDSAQADVTAQQITGILRDSHHITPDIDPATGQATTNKDDFRITTMKEMVKMLETVTNALTILLLAIVAISLIVGGVGVMNIMYVVVSERTAEIGLRKAVGARYHDIIGQFLAESVLVTFFATLVGIVLGVAISFLVSVGAKSQGIDWVFDVPPQAFAVALAFSVICGVLFGLLPARKAARLDPIVALRNE
- a CDS encoding replication-associated recombination protein A, coding for MMKKTNQPIYAGMPLAARLRPKDLGGFVGQEKIIKPGSFLYKAIEADEVPSLIFWGPPGSGKTTLAAIIANKTGADFIEFSAVESGKSELKEVIKRAEENKRLGQKTILFIDEIHRWNKAQQDALLPHVERGTLTLIGATTENPSFAVNSALLSRTKVVVLERLTEEELKKIIKHGAKELKVKISDDTLALLAHLSNGDARTGLNILEACSKVITHPASPGSAPLSRGDFSEKGDHKKSPLKRGVAAPRGRLAPRSSAEQNEVGGVLNEITDELVKEVIAHPNLLYDKTGEEHYNIISALHKSLRGGDADAALYWLARMLVAGEDPIYIARRLIRFASEDVGLANNSALMLATSVWDACKNLGLPECKVHLAQLVIYLAKSPKSIDAYLAYGQAEKDATELGNLQVPLAIRNAPTKLMKDLNYGKDYKYTPLEDSTGQEYFPEELKGRKYLRSNKK
- a CDS encoding TIM barrel protein, whose protein sequence is MARRRKLSVGLWTVGYKGVDPFGGPILDKSSVIENLNILIVAKKAGWIDYFSPHDDDIVTWDPNNPNDYLDEKSAVRKELAEIKAILVKGKLPVNMMTCSLHGHPIFANGGFTNPNPVVRMMAVKKAMRAAWIGNYLGATQVTYWVARDGFESPVMISPDNGDPYTWLKEALDTISSSCQQNNYSIIRGTIEPKANEPRGFSFLPLVGSALAFISKLDNPAFWGVNPEIPQHSAMVCASPFLEIQQAVWAEKLFFLHVGGQISGQFDNDFPLFFGPDNCKVMVHIFRFLEESGWEGIVEFDCHALRSDLAAGKENYREIMLQFLAYNARMYRMIEQILVPRILANVKLSEAVLRLSRPEYLGRELTRQYEDILSSAPGTEKTELILNQRLPVKEILMNRQNVLAAEEQFNLSLYGVTEEMLDMVMANE
- a CDS encoding Mur ligase family protein, yielding MKNAKFIAAKKFLESLVNIPGPISFLAKNRGRRRKDKRRFFIKRLRFLLKLLGNPDRNLRFIHLTGTSGKTSTTLLVSSILAAAGFKVGAFVSPHLSSVTERIHLGNKLISARELLEIIERLKPFLSHCAAISPYGCPSFFETMLAAALVYFKNNKCDYVVLEAGIGGSFDATNAIKKSAVQIITNVGLDHTDVLGKTREKIARDKAGIIKPGGKFFTAERDPRICRIFQNICRTKKVPFRRINGDYKIIANDLSGVEFEYEGEKFKTKLVGEHQAANAVLAFAAVKKIVGADLRAFKKGIAAVFVPCRLEEMPAFAKAAVDKPAFAKAAAGEARQGKKISRQAKVILDGAHNVDKMKTTAEFISKFFYRKLHLVIGLSKNKDAEGILREIVPLADRIYLTRFLHENRKTQFLGKMSQISRKLSKKKISVFVDPHEALAAAKRSAAKDDLILVTGSFFLAGELRGEWFPEEYILEKRKMI